A window of Amycolatopsis australiensis contains these coding sequences:
- a CDS encoding response regulator transcription factor yields MAEVLVVEDDAAVREGLELALRRQGHVVRTAESGERGIEALVLHRPDLVVLDLMLPGMDGFETCRRMRAAGPIPIIMLTARSDDFDVVAGLEAGADDYVAKPVEPRVLDARIRAVLRRTVAERPGGQPEPVERHGDLVIDRAGLEVTKRGTPVSLTPTELKLLLELSRTPGQVYSRRQILAAVWDHDYLGDSRLVDACVQRLRAKIEDVPAKPEYVQTVRGFGYRFGRS; encoded by the coding sequence GTGGCCGAGGTACTGGTGGTGGAAGACGACGCGGCGGTGCGGGAAGGACTCGAACTGGCCCTGCGCCGGCAGGGACACGTGGTGCGCACCGCGGAGTCGGGCGAGCGCGGCATCGAGGCGCTCGTGCTGCACCGGCCCGACCTCGTCGTGCTCGACCTCATGCTGCCCGGCATGGACGGCTTCGAGACCTGCCGCCGGATGCGGGCCGCCGGGCCGATCCCGATCATCATGCTCACCGCGCGCAGCGACGACTTCGACGTCGTCGCGGGCCTCGAAGCGGGCGCCGACGACTACGTCGCCAAACCGGTCGAACCGCGGGTGCTCGACGCGCGGATCCGGGCGGTGCTGCGCCGGACCGTCGCCGAGCGGCCGGGCGGGCAGCCGGAGCCCGTCGAGCGCCACGGCGACCTCGTCATCGACCGGGCCGGGCTCGAAGTCACCAAGCGCGGCACCCCCGTCTCATTGACGCCCACCGAGCTGAAGCTGCTGCTGGAGCTGTCCCGCACGCCCGGGCAGGTGTACAGCCGCCGGCAGATCCTCGCCGCCGTGTGGGACCACGACTACCTCGGCGACTCGCGGCTGGTCGACGCCTGCGTGCAGCGGCTGCGCGCGAAGATCGAAGACGTGCCGGCGAAGCCGGAGTACGTGCAGACCGTCCGCGGGTTCGGCTACCGGTTCGGCCGGTCGTGA
- a CDS encoding alpha/beta fold hydrolase yields the protein MPIFSAPDGTALSCRLLGSGAEPPVACLPGGPMRAGAYLGELGGLSARRRLGVLDLRGTGDSGTPADPATYRCDRQVEDVEAVRKHLGLERFDLLGHSAGASLAVHYAARYPTRLRRLVLVTPSPRAVGLVPSVAERRAVMARRAGAPWFDAAAAAYDAIAAKTATSADWAAVAPMYYGRWDDAARRHQAAEAGQRNGAAARVYNSEGAFEPGATRAALRAVEAPVLVVAGELDWIISPAVAAEFAALFADGRVAVIPGAAHYPWLDDAPAFVSAVAGFLA from the coding sequence ATGCCGATCTTTTCCGCGCCGGACGGGACGGCGCTCTCCTGCCGTCTTCTCGGCTCCGGTGCCGAGCCGCCCGTTGCCTGCCTGCCCGGCGGCCCCATGCGGGCCGGGGCCTATCTCGGGGAACTCGGTGGCCTGAGCGCGCGGCGGCGGCTCGGTGTGCTCGATCTGCGGGGGACCGGGGACTCCGGAACTCCCGCCGACCCCGCCACCTACCGGTGTGACCGGCAGGTAGAGGACGTCGAGGCCGTGCGCAAGCACCTCGGTCTCGAACGGTTCGACCTGCTCGGGCACTCCGCCGGGGCCAGTCTCGCCGTCCATTACGCCGCCCGGTATCCCACCCGGCTGCGCCGGCTTGTGCTCGTCACGCCGAGTCCCCGGGCCGTCGGCTTGGTGCCGTCCGTCGCCGAACGGCGGGCCGTCATGGCCCGGCGGGCGGGTGCGCCCTGGTTCGACGCCGCGGCCGCCGCCTACGACGCCATCGCCGCCAAGACCGCCACCAGCGCCGACTGGGCCGCCGTGGCGCCGATGTACTACGGCCGCTGGGACGACGCCGCCCGGCGGCACCAGGCCGCCGAGGCCGGTCAGCGCAACGGTGCCGCCGCGCGCGTCTACAACTCCGAAGGCGCTTTCGAGCCCGGCGCCACCCGTGCCGCTCTCCGCGCCGTCGAGGCGCCCGTGCTGGTCGTGGCCGGTGAACTGGACTGGATCATCAGCCCGGCCGTCGCCGCCGAGTTCGCCGCACTGTTCGCCGATGGCCGGGTCGCCGTCATACCCGGTGCCGCCCACTATCCCTGGCTGGACGACGCGCCCGCGTTCGTGTCAGCCGTGGCGGGCTTCCTGGCCTGA
- a CDS encoding pyridoxal phosphate-dependent decarboxylase family protein codes for MHPRLAEDLNSLPDLLDAARKLAGEALAGMPDRAAAVPPGDVVRAPLPLDGVGARAALEAFSQRWEAGFAASAGPRYLGFVTGGATPAALAGDWLTATFDQNPASGMDSSAQDLERETVGWLAELFGLGAGFSGAFVTGATMSTVTGLAIAREWLGERAGVSVSEEGAAALGPVTVLSGSPHSSVFKALSFLGMGRSALLKVPTLPDREAVDVAKLAEVLGGLDGPAVVVANAGTVNTVDFDDLRAIAALKRRYEFWLHVDAAFGGFAALAPQHAALTAGLDQADSVVVDLHKWLNVPYDSAVQFTRRRDLQLRVFSNNAAYLGEIGETPDFLHLTPENSRRLRALPAWFSLVAYGREGHREIVERCVALARDLGARLDGSPRWRLLAPVRLNVVCFTPAGHVTQDRIDALVRAIAEDGTTFLTPTVYDGRPALRAAFSSWRTTPADVERVFAALERVAAG; via the coding sequence GTGCATCCGAGGCTTGCCGAAGACCTGAACTCCCTGCCCGATCTTCTCGACGCCGCGCGGAAACTCGCCGGTGAGGCGCTCGCCGGGATGCCGGACCGCGCTGCCGCCGTGCCGCCCGGTGATGTCGTCCGCGCTCCGCTGCCGCTCGACGGCGTCGGAGCCCGCGCAGCGCTGGAGGCGTTCTCGCAACGTTGGGAAGCCGGCTTCGCGGCCAGCGCTGGGCCTCGCTATCTCGGGTTCGTCACCGGTGGCGCCACTCCGGCGGCGCTGGCCGGCGACTGGCTCACCGCCACCTTCGACCAGAATCCCGCCAGCGGCATGGACTCCTCCGCGCAGGACCTGGAGCGCGAGACCGTCGGCTGGCTGGCCGAGCTGTTCGGGCTCGGCGCGGGGTTCTCCGGCGCTTTCGTCACCGGAGCCACCATGTCGACTGTGACCGGACTCGCCATCGCCCGCGAGTGGCTCGGCGAGCGCGCCGGCGTGTCGGTGTCCGAGGAAGGCGCCGCCGCGCTCGGGCCCGTCACCGTCCTGTCCGGCTCCCCGCATTCCAGCGTCTTCAAGGCGCTGTCCTTCCTCGGCATGGGACGTTCCGCGCTGCTGAAGGTGCCGACCCTGCCTGATCGCGAAGCCGTCGACGTCGCGAAGCTGGCCGAGGTGCTCGGCGGCCTCGACGGCCCGGCCGTCGTCGTCGCGAACGCGGGCACCGTGAACACCGTCGACTTCGACGACCTGCGCGCCATCGCCGCGCTGAAGCGGCGGTACGAGTTCTGGCTGCACGTCGACGCCGCGTTCGGCGGGTTCGCCGCGCTCGCGCCACAGCACGCCGCCTTGACCGCCGGGCTCGACCAGGCCGATTCGGTGGTCGTCGACCTGCACAAGTGGCTCAACGTGCCCTACGACTCCGCCGTCCAGTTCACCCGCCGCCGGGACCTGCAGCTGCGCGTGTTCAGCAACAACGCGGCCTACCTCGGCGAGATCGGCGAAACCCCGGACTTCCTGCACCTCACGCCGGAGAACTCGCGACGGCTGCGCGCCCTCCCGGCCTGGTTTTCGCTCGTGGCCTACGGCCGGGAAGGCCACCGCGAGATCGTCGAGCGCTGCGTCGCGCTCGCCCGCGACCTCGGCGCGCGGCTCGACGGCTCGCCCCGCTGGCGGCTGCTCGCGCCGGTGCGGCTCAACGTCGTCTGCTTCACCCCGGCCGGGCACGTCACCCAGGACCGGATCGACGCCCTCGTCCGCGCCATCGCCGAAGACGGGACGACGTTCCTGACCCCGACGGTGTACGACGGTCGTCCGGCGTTGCGAGCCGCGTTCAGCAGCTGGCGGACGACCCCGGCCGACGTCGAACGGGTTTTCGCCGCGCTCGAGCGCGTGGCGGCGGGCTAG
- a CDS encoding NADPH-dependent FMN reductase has product MSEVPVRVAVIVGSVREGRFGPVVADWLASVAADHGGFQVDVVDLAEPELPMALPAFGTTPRAEVLAEAGKVTPRLAAADAFVVVTPEYNHSFPASLKNAIDWHRTEWIAKPVAFVSYGGMSGGLRAVEHLRAVFAELHAVTVRETVSFHGAHTRFGPDGLPKDDAAAVAAKAMLDQLGWWARSLAEAKAVRPYPVA; this is encoded by the coding sequence GTGTCCGAAGTTCCCGTGCGGGTCGCGGTGATCGTGGGAAGTGTCCGGGAAGGACGGTTCGGACCGGTGGTGGCGGACTGGCTGGCGAGCGTCGCGGCCGACCACGGCGGGTTCCAGGTCGACGTCGTCGACCTGGCCGAGCCCGAGCTGCCGATGGCGTTGCCGGCGTTCGGGACCACCCCGCGGGCGGAGGTGCTCGCCGAGGCCGGAAAGGTGACCCCGCGGCTCGCGGCCGCCGACGCGTTCGTCGTGGTCACCCCGGAGTACAACCACAGCTTCCCGGCCTCGCTGAAGAACGCGATCGACTGGCACCGGACGGAGTGGATCGCCAAGCCGGTCGCGTTCGTGTCCTACGGCGGCATGTCGGGCGGCCTGCGCGCGGTCGAACACCTGCGTGCGGTCTTCGCCGAGCTGCACGCCGTCACGGTCCGCGAGACGGTCAGCTTCCACGGCGCCCACACGCGCTTCGGCCCCGACGGCCTGCCGAAGGACGACGCCGCGGCCGTCGCGGCGAAGGCGATGCTGGACCAGCTGGGCTGGTGGGCCCGGTCGCTGGCGGAGGCCAAGGCGGTCCGGCCCTACCCCGTCGCCTGA
- a CDS encoding thiamine pyrophosphate-dependent enzyme, with protein sequence MVLPTDDAQEAVPMPSSAPAPTAADLLVDGLRAHGVDTVFGLPGVQTYDLFDSLARASGDIRVIGARHEQTVAYMAFGYAQATGRTGVCTVVPGPGVLNASAALLSAHGAGAPVLCLTSEIPRAYLGRGLGHLHEMPDQLATLRTLTKWSALVEHPSGIPDALATAFREAAGGRPRPVSLAVPWDVLGLRTPAQVIGPLPLPRPAVDPDAVARAADLLAAAKNPMIMVGGGARHAAAEVRALAERLQAPVVPFRGGRGIVGDDHPLGFTCVSGFERWAETDVVIGIGSRMELAWFRWPDRPAGPKTILLDIDPRQATRLAADVAIVADAADATAALTEAVGPQRTDRSAEFADLKANVTQRVTDVGPELEYLRAIRDVLPRDGFFVEEICQVGFASYFGFEVYSPRTFITCGHQGTLGFGYPTALGVQAAFPGRPVVSVAGDGGFMFAAQELATAVQYGLNVVAVVFDNGHYGNVHLDQERLFEGRTLGGRLRNPDFARLAETFGALGLTARTPEDLRGALDKAFAAGRPSLVHVPCELGVGASPWKYLMPKSDRS encoded by the coding sequence ATGGTCCTGCCGACGGACGACGCCCAGGAGGCCGTGCCGATGCCGAGTTCCGCGCCCGCCCCCACCGCGGCCGACCTGCTCGTCGACGGGCTGCGGGCCCACGGCGTGGACACCGTTTTCGGCCTGCCCGGCGTCCAGACCTACGACCTGTTCGACAGCCTCGCCCGCGCGAGCGGCGACATCCGGGTGATCGGCGCCCGGCACGAGCAGACCGTGGCCTACATGGCGTTCGGGTACGCGCAGGCGACCGGCCGCACCGGCGTCTGCACCGTGGTGCCCGGCCCCGGCGTCCTCAACGCCTCGGCCGCGCTCCTCTCGGCGCACGGTGCCGGCGCGCCCGTGCTGTGCCTGACGAGCGAGATCCCGCGCGCCTACCTCGGCCGCGGGCTGGGGCACCTGCACGAAATGCCCGACCAGCTGGCCACCCTGCGGACGCTGACCAAGTGGTCGGCGCTGGTCGAGCACCCGTCCGGGATCCCGGACGCGCTCGCGACGGCCTTCCGCGAGGCCGCGGGCGGGCGGCCGCGGCCGGTTTCGCTGGCGGTGCCGTGGGACGTGCTCGGGCTGCGGACGCCCGCGCAGGTGATCGGCCCGCTGCCGCTGCCCCGCCCGGCTGTCGATCCCGACGCCGTCGCGCGGGCGGCGGATCTCCTGGCGGCCGCGAAGAACCCGATGATCATGGTGGGCGGCGGCGCCCGGCACGCGGCCGCCGAGGTCCGGGCGCTGGCCGAGCGGCTGCAGGCACCGGTGGTGCCTTTCCGCGGCGGACGCGGCATCGTCGGCGACGACCACCCGCTGGGCTTCACCTGCGTTTCCGGTTTCGAACGGTGGGCCGAGACGGACGTCGTGATCGGCATCGGCTCCCGCATGGAACTGGCGTGGTTCCGGTGGCCGGACCGGCCCGCGGGCCCGAAGACGATCCTGCTCGACATCGACCCGCGGCAAGCGACCCGGCTGGCGGCGGACGTCGCGATCGTCGCGGACGCCGCCGACGCCACGGCGGCGCTGACCGAGGCCGTCGGTCCACAACGGACGGATCGGTCCGCCGAATTCGCCGACCTGAAGGCGAATGTGACGCAGCGGGTCACCGACGTCGGTCCGGAGCTGGAGTACCTGCGGGCGATCCGGGACGTGCTGCCGCGCGACGGCTTCTTCGTCGAGGAGATCTGCCAGGTCGGTTTCGCGTCCTACTTCGGTTTCGAGGTCTACTCGCCGCGCACGTTCATCACGTGCGGCCACCAGGGCACGCTCGGCTTCGGCTACCCGACGGCGCTCGGCGTGCAGGCGGCCTTTCCCGGCCGTCCGGTCGTGTCGGTGGCCGGCGACGGCGGGTTCATGTTCGCCGCACAGGAACTCGCCACGGCCGTCCAATATGGACTCAACGTGGTGGCGGTCGTGTTCGACAACGGCCACTACGGCAACGTCCACCTGGATCAGGAGCGGCTGTTCGAGGGCCGCACGCTGGGCGGGCGGCTGCGGAACCCGGACTTCGCCCGGCTCGCCGAAACGTTCGGCGCGCTCGGCCTGACCGCGCGCACACCCGAAGACCTGCGCGGCGCGCTGGACAAGGCCTTCGCAGCGGGACGGCCTTCGCTCGTGCACGTGCCGTGCGAGCTGGGCGTCGGCGCTTCGCCGTGGAAGTACCTGATGCCGAAGTCGGACCGCAGCTAG
- a CDS encoding mycothiol transferase produces MNVADLLVDGFSRVRETVHAAVDGLTAEQLRARLDDEANSIAWLVWHLTRVQDDHVSDVAGIEQVWTGQDWLSRFGLPFPAADTGYGHRPADVEAVRVDKPDLLTGYYDAVHEQTVRFVRGLGGPDLDRIVDEAWDPPVSLGVRLISVLDDDIQHAGQAMFVRGVLERR; encoded by the coding sequence ATGAACGTGGCCGATCTGCTCGTCGACGGATTCAGCCGGGTCCGGGAAACGGTGCACGCGGCGGTGGACGGACTCACCGCCGAGCAGCTCCGGGCCCGGCTGGACGACGAGGCCAACTCGATCGCCTGGCTGGTCTGGCACCTGACCCGCGTCCAGGACGACCACGTCTCCGACGTCGCCGGGATCGAGCAGGTGTGGACCGGCCAGGACTGGCTGTCGCGGTTCGGCCTCCCGTTCCCGGCCGCCGACACCGGCTACGGTCACCGCCCGGCCGACGTCGAAGCCGTCCGCGTCGACAAGCCGGACCTGCTCACCGGCTACTACGACGCCGTGCACGAGCAGACTGTCCGGTTCGTCCGCGGCCTCGGCGGCCCGGACCTCGACCGGATCGTCGACGAGGCGTGGGACCCGCCGGTGTCGCTGGGCGTGCGGCTGATCAGCGTCCTCGACGACGACATCCAGCACGCCGGGCAGGCGATGTTCGTCCGCGGCGTGCTGGAACGCCGCTGA
- a CDS encoding GntR family transcriptional regulator: MVSYMISASSGRPVTKSQLAYETIKARILDGRYGPGYRLVLDQIGRELDVSAVPVREALRRLEAEELIQFERNVGARVVAIDPTAYEHAMQTVAIVEGAATGLAAPLLTPEALARARALNERMRRSLAEFDPLAFTALNAEFHEVLFSACPNPNLVDLVQRCWTRLAAVRDSTFASVPGRAPQSVEEHERLLTLIEDGSDPAEVEQFARAHRLATLEAYQARDR, from the coding sequence ATGGTTTCCTACATGATCAGCGCGTCGTCGGGAAGACCGGTCACGAAGTCCCAGCTGGCCTACGAGACGATCAAGGCCAGGATCCTCGACGGCCGCTACGGGCCCGGCTACCGGCTGGTGCTCGACCAGATCGGCCGCGAGCTGGACGTCAGCGCGGTGCCGGTCCGCGAGGCCCTGCGCCGGCTCGAAGCCGAAGAGCTGATCCAGTTCGAGCGGAACGTCGGCGCCCGCGTGGTGGCGATCGACCCCACGGCGTACGAGCACGCGATGCAGACGGTGGCGATCGTCGAAGGCGCGGCGACCGGCCTGGCCGCGCCGCTGCTCACGCCCGAGGCGCTGGCACGCGCCCGTGCGCTGAACGAACGGATGCGCCGCAGCCTCGCCGAGTTCGACCCGCTGGCGTTCACGGCGCTGAACGCCGAGTTCCACGAGGTGCTGTTCAGCGCCTGCCCCAACCCGAACCTGGTCGACCTGGTGCAGCGCTGCTGGACGCGGCTGGCGGCGGTCCGCGACAGCACGTTCGCCTCGGTACCGGGTCGGGCCCCGCAGTCGGTGGAGGAACACGAGCGGCTGCTGACCCTGATCGAGGACGGCAGCGACCCGGCGGAGGTGGAGCAGTTCGCCCGGGCGCACCGGCTGGCGACGCTGGAGGCCTACCAGGCCCGGGACCGCTGA
- a CDS encoding phosphatase PAP2 family protein, with protein sequence MAVITSESRTATPPSGRHALVTRAASRTAVLAAAAAGFALAFVAAYLLFVRTEAGRGVENGVVRSAQSAGTTVDWAAPLRETDLVVVLGGVAVLLVVIALARRRFTLGVTALTLLAAPLVVAQLLKLYVLDRPATGDRFGVASHNSFPSGHVSAAMAVLVALAIVLPRRFRRLTFVAGGFGVAWVSAAAVALGWHRLSDTVGGCLLVAAVTCAGAAVVSARRPDGDRVPLVPVLCALLAPAAVVSAGFLVLATATSGAAQFVAAMVLATLSAMAVVLLLAGPLRRVTFDPAEARVRRRRLR encoded by the coding sequence ATGGCAGTGATCACCTCCGAGTCAAGGACCGCCACCCCGCCGTCCGGCCGCCACGCGCTCGTGACGCGGGCCGCGTCCCGCACCGCCGTGCTGGCGGCGGCCGCGGCCGGGTTCGCGCTCGCGTTCGTCGCGGCCTACCTGCTCTTCGTCCGGACGGAGGCGGGCCGCGGCGTCGAGAACGGCGTGGTCCGCAGCGCCCAATCGGCGGGGACCACAGTGGACTGGGCGGCCCCGCTGCGGGAGACCGACCTGGTGGTCGTGCTGGGCGGCGTCGCGGTGCTGCTGGTGGTGATCGCCCTGGCCCGGCGCCGGTTCACCCTCGGCGTGACGGCGCTGACCCTGCTCGCCGCGCCACTGGTGGTGGCCCAGCTGCTCAAGCTGTACGTCCTGGACCGGCCGGCGACGGGCGACCGGTTCGGCGTGGCAAGCCACAACAGCTTCCCGAGCGGGCACGTCAGCGCGGCGATGGCCGTGCTGGTGGCGCTCGCGATCGTCCTGCCCCGCCGGTTCCGTAGGCTGACGTTCGTCGCGGGCGGATTCGGCGTCGCCTGGGTCTCGGCGGCCGCCGTGGCGCTGGGCTGGCACCGGTTGAGCGACACCGTCGGCGGCTGCTTGCTGGTCGCGGCGGTCACCTGCGCCGGGGCGGCGGTGGTGTCCGCCCGCCGCCCCGACGGTGACCGCGTGCCGCTGGTGCCGGTGCTCTGCGCCCTGCTGGCCCCGGCAGCGGTGGTGTCGGCGGGCTTCCTGGTCCTGGCCACGGCGACATCGGGAGCGGCCCAGTTCGTGGCGGCGATGGTCCTGGCGACGCTGTCGGCCATGGCGGTGGTGCTGCTGCTGGCGGGACCGCTGCGCAGGGTGACGTTCGACCCGGCGGAGGCGCGGGTCCGGCGGCGCCGGCTTCGCTGA
- a CDS encoding SDR family oxidoreductase, translated as MSTTETRVAIVTGGSRGIGRQVAERLAADGMAVVVNYAGNEKEAQAAVDAITARGGRAIAVRADVADPVAVAELFDTAERTYGGVDVVAHLAGVMNPPMPIADTDFEVLDRVHRTNVRGTFAVAQQAARRVREGGAIITTSTSVIGLNLPGYGIYNATKGAVEAITMILARELRGRDITVNAVAPGPTATALFLDGKDAETIDRMAKQPPLERLGRPEDIAEVVAFLAGPARWVNGQVLRANGGIV; from the coding sequence ATGAGCACCACCGAGACTCGCGTCGCGATCGTCACCGGCGGCTCCCGCGGCATCGGCCGCCAGGTCGCCGAGCGCCTGGCCGCCGACGGCATGGCGGTCGTCGTGAACTACGCGGGCAACGAGAAGGAGGCGCAGGCCGCGGTCGACGCGATCACCGCGCGGGGTGGCCGGGCGATCGCCGTCCGTGCCGACGTCGCCGACCCGGTCGCGGTCGCGGAGCTGTTCGACACCGCGGAACGCACCTACGGCGGCGTGGACGTCGTCGCCCACCTGGCCGGGGTGATGAACCCGCCCATGCCGATCGCCGACACCGACTTCGAGGTCCTCGACCGCGTCCACCGGACCAACGTCCGCGGCACGTTCGCGGTGGCCCAGCAGGCCGCGCGGCGGGTGCGCGAGGGCGGCGCGATCATCACGACGTCGACGTCGGTGATCGGGCTGAACCTGCCCGGCTACGGCATCTACAACGCGACCAAGGGCGCGGTCGAGGCGATCACCATGATCCTGGCGCGCGAGCTGCGTGGCCGCGACATCACCGTGAACGCCGTCGCGCCCGGCCCGACCGCGACCGCGCTGTTCCTCGACGGCAAGGACGCGGAGACGATCGACCGGATGGCCAAGCAGCCGCCGCTCGAACGGCTCGGCAGGCCCGAGGACATCGCCGAGGTCGTCGCGTTCCTCGCCGGACCGGCCCGCTGGGTCAACGGCCAGGTGCTGCGCGCCAACGGCGGCATCGTCTAA
- the soxR gene encoding redox-sensitive transcriptional activator SoxR has translation MVNATARTLPDLTVGELSRRSGVPASALRFYEDEGLIRSRRTAGNQRRYCRDALRRVTFIRMSQRVGMPLSTIREVLALLPDDRTPTRADWARISKCWQEDLNARIRQLEQLRDQLTDCVGCGCMSLAKCRLANPADRLGADGPGPRRLADHRGEGYED, from the coding sequence ATGGTGAACGCCACGGCCCGGACGCTGCCCGACCTCACCGTCGGCGAACTTTCCCGGCGCAGCGGGGTGCCCGCGTCGGCCCTGCGGTTCTACGAGGACGAAGGCCTCATCCGCAGCCGCCGCACCGCCGGCAACCAGCGCCGCTACTGCCGCGACGCGCTGCGGCGGGTCACTTTCATCCGGATGTCCCAGCGGGTCGGCATGCCGCTGTCGACCATCCGCGAAGTGCTCGCCCTGCTGCCCGACGACCGCACGCCCACGCGCGCCGACTGGGCGCGGATCTCGAAGTGCTGGCAGGAGGATCTCAACGCGCGGATCCGGCAGCTGGAACAGCTGCGCGACCAGCTCACCGATTGCGTCGGCTGCGGCTGCATGTCACTGGCGAAGTGCCGGCTCGCCAACCCGGCCGACCGGCTCGGCGCCGACGGCCCGGGCCCGCGGCGGCTGGCCGACCACCGCGGCGAGGGCTACGAAGACTGA
- a CDS encoding sensor histidine kinase has protein sequence MILGATAAAGASYVSARNAILGGIQDQTMLKLRDQVAAYLPTVSLPPTQATLDAFAAALKSSGALVVYHGRHSTTGMSVDDVPAALRQAVATSTNIMFERVDDHGFPLFFVGIPVQAGNEPSGLEVYAMVPLNQQQEAIDELARRAWLYAALTLPVAVAVALLAARQVLRPVRALNTAASQLGRGRLDVRLRVKGSDELAQLVTTFNNTAAELERTVGTLRAMEADARRFVADVSHELRTPLAAMNAVTDVLDEDAGQLPADTAVAARLVSAETKRLTRLVQDLIEISRFDAGRAELRREDLDVGAAVAGSLAARGWAPGAGIVTDLPPDVTAALDRRRLDIVVANLVGNALRHGAPPVEVTLRAEGGDVVLTVTDHGPGIPDAVLPTVFDRFTKADTARARSEGSGLGLSIARENARLHGGDIVAANTGTGARFELRLPREAW, from the coding sequence ATGATCCTCGGCGCCACCGCCGCGGCCGGCGCGAGTTACGTCTCCGCGCGCAACGCCATCCTCGGCGGCATCCAGGACCAGACGATGCTCAAGCTGCGCGACCAGGTCGCCGCCTACCTGCCGACCGTGTCGCTGCCGCCGACGCAGGCCACGCTCGACGCGTTCGCGGCCGCGCTCAAGTCCAGCGGCGCGCTCGTCGTCTACCACGGCCGGCACTCGACGACCGGCATGTCGGTGGACGACGTGCCCGCCGCCCTGCGCCAAGCCGTGGCCACCAGCACGAACATCATGTTCGAGCGGGTCGATGACCACGGCTTCCCGCTCTTCTTCGTCGGGATCCCGGTGCAGGCGGGCAACGAGCCGAGCGGGCTCGAGGTCTACGCGATGGTGCCGCTCAACCAGCAGCAGGAGGCGATCGACGAGCTGGCGCGCCGGGCCTGGCTTTACGCCGCGCTGACCCTGCCGGTCGCGGTGGCGGTGGCGCTGCTGGCCGCCCGGCAGGTGCTGCGGCCGGTGCGCGCGCTCAACACCGCGGCCAGCCAGCTCGGCCGGGGCCGGCTGGACGTGCGGCTGCGCGTCAAGGGTTCCGACGAGCTGGCGCAGCTGGTCACGACGTTCAACAACACCGCGGCGGAGCTCGAGCGCACGGTCGGCACGCTGCGCGCGATGGAGGCCGACGCGCGGCGGTTCGTCGCCGACGTCTCGCACGAGCTGCGCACCCCGCTCGCCGCGATGAACGCCGTCACCGACGTGCTGGACGAGGACGCCGGCCAGCTGCCCGCCGACACCGCGGTCGCCGCGCGGCTCGTGTCGGCCGAGACCAAGCGGCTGACCCGGCTGGTGCAGGACCTCATCGAGATCTCCCGGTTCGACGCCGGGCGCGCGGAGCTGCGGCGGGAGGACCTGGACGTCGGCGCGGCGGTCGCCGGCAGCCTCGCCGCGCGGGGCTGGGCGCCCGGTGCCGGCATCGTCACGGACCTGCCGCCGGACGTCACGGCGGCGCTCGACCGGCGGCGGCTCGACATCGTCGTGGCGAACCTGGTCGGCAACGCGCTGCGGCACGGCGCGCCGCCGGTCGAAGTGACGCTGCGGGCCGAGGGCGGTGACGTCGTGCTGACCGTCACCGACCACGGGCCCGGGATCCCCGACGCGGTGCTGCCCACGGTGTTCGACCGGTTCACGAAGGCCGACACCGCCCGCGCCCGGTCCGAAGGCAGCGGGCTCGGCCTGTCGATCGCCCGCGAGAACGCCCGGCTGCACGGCGGCGACATCGTCGCGGCCAATACCGGCACCGGTGCCCGCTTCGAGCTGCGACTGCCCCGGGAGGCGTGGTGA